A genomic window from Flavobacterium hankyongi includes:
- a CDS encoding four helix bundle protein, whose amino-acid sequence MYIFSFEKLDVWVESKEFTKAIYLATENFPENEKFGLISQLRRASISICSNIAEGSARKTFKDKANFTTIAFGSAVEVLNQLILSYELNFLSEKNYILLRKQLESITNKLNSLRNYQIDKSI is encoded by the coding sequence ATGTATATCTTTTCATTTGAAAAATTAGATGTTTGGGTAGAGTCTAAAGAATTTACTAAAGCAATATACTTAGCGACAGAAAATTTCCCAGAAAATGAAAAATTTGGATTAATCTCACAATTACGTAGAGCTTCAATCTCAATATGTTCAAATATAGCTGAAGGTTCTGCAAGGAAAACCTTTAAAGACAAAGCTAACTTTACCACTATTGCATTTGGTTCTGCTGTAGAAGTTTTAAATCAATTAATTTTGTCTTACGAATTAAATTTCCTTTCAGAAAAAAACTATATTCTTTTAAGAAAACAATTAGAAAGTATTACAAATAAATTAAATAGTTTGAGGAATTATCAAATTGACAAATCAATTTAA